In a genomic window of Ipomoea triloba cultivar NCNSP0323 chromosome 3, ASM357664v1:
- the LOC116013347 gene encoding uncharacterized protein LOC116013347 yields the protein MAALLGDDGRGYELARKLESLGVWRSWLGDSLYPPFARFLSTPTTWEAFMRTDDSKTKAQIQLQLRVRALLFDKASIALYLRSDQSSSSSSSLVSKLNPNYLQLHGDDLYFTLENSSQDVAATNATSSKVQPKSNFGVGSRYSEKETDFASQQFKVEDLPTSWYDQFFEKFKASKSYKMSFGDREAEKRTPEMMAVYLRVLENHKRKRAAFRGDQSFGFGMLDDGPTKQSNLVLDGSSVLDQETSFFPEIMFSLNCVPDSAILKSSQGEETQRVEFKGVLDTLPQIMTKSPIMIERLGIRPEYMEQGGNQSRGKNGFEGSRKVLGAEQASKLSEKVVAQLLTNVGFEASLEVPLEVLAQLLSCHIGKLGRILKLLSDSYRKQCSAIELLKMFLQTAGHGNLGALAELVKDNSRNITHQTPQQQQGFQAQLQQPQHQAPIRQPQQILRQMHPQMPQMINPQNVSIQQQQQQQWERMRRRQQSTPRPGGMGANMNVNSMNIEKDRPLVEVKLENPSEFPIDNTSNAINAMSARNSQLLQMQQLRQQQFAAMQASHSQSGNQFRPMANPQIPQVHSPNMGMVRAPPVKVEGFQELMGGDPSMKHDSEENKLTSPK from the exons ATGGCTGCTTTACTCGGCGACGATGGACGGGGCTATGAGCTGGCCCGGAAGCTGGAAAGCCTCGGCGTTTGGCGTTCTTGGCTCGGCGACTCACTTTACCCCCCTTTCGCTCGCTTCCTCTCTACGCCCACCACATGGGAAGCCTTCATGCGAACCGACGATTCCAAGACTAAGGCTCAAATTCAGCTCCAGCTCCGTGTTCGAGCTCTTCTCTTCGATAAAGCTTCAATCGCTCTCTACCTTCGCTCTGATCAATCTTCTTCGTCTTCGTCGTCTCTGGTTTCTAAGCTAAACCCTAATT ATTTGCAATTGCATGGTGATGATCTGTATTTCACTCTGGAGAATTCTTCTCAAGATGTTGCTGCTACAAACGCTACGTCATCAAAG GTTCAACCCAAGTCAAATTTTGGTGTTGGATCAAGGTACAGTGAAAAAGAAACTGATTTTGCATCGCAGCAGTTTAAGGTTGAAGATTTACCGACAAGTTGGTATGACCAATTCTTTGAGAAATTCAAAGCCAGTAAATCATACAAGATGTCATTTGGGGATAGGGAAGCAGAAAAACGAACACCAGAGATGATGGCTGTTTATCTTAGAGTTCTTGAGAATCATAAGAGGAAGAGGGCCGCTTTTAGGGGAGATCAGAGTTTTGGTTTTGGCATGTTGGATGATGGACCAACCAAGCAATCAAACTTGGTTTTGGATGGCAGTAGTGTACTTGATCAAGAGACATCTTTTTTCCCTGAAATAATGTTTTCTTTGAATTGTGTCCCTGACAGTGCAATATTAAAGTCAAGCCAAGGGGAAGAAACCCAGAGAGTGGAGTTTAAAGGGGTTCTGGATACTTTACCTCAGATAATGACAAAGAGTCCTATTATGATTGAGAGGCTTGGCATCAGACCTGAGTACATGGAACAAGGAGGAAATCAAAGCCGTGGAAAGAATGGGTTTGAGGGGAGCAGGAAAGTTCTTGGTGCAGAGCAAGCATCAAAATTGTCAGAAAAAGTTGTAGCTCAGTTACTAACAAATGTTGGATTCGAAGCTTCTTTAGAAGTTCCGTTAGAAGTTCTGGCTCAATTGCTGAGTTGCCATATTGGTAAATTGGGGCGTATCTTAAAACTCCTTTCTGATAGTTATAGAAAACAGTGTTCGGCCATTGAGCTACTGAAGATGTTCCTTCAAACAGCTGGGCATGG TAATCTAGGAGCCTTGGCTGAGCTTGTAAAGGATAACAGTAGGAATATTACCCATCAAACTCCTCAGCAACAACAAGGATTTCAGGCACAGTTGCAACAGCCTCAGCACCAAGCTCCGATTCGGCAGCCCCAGCAG ATCCTAAGGCAAATGCATCCTCAGATGCCGCAGATGATTAATCCTCAAAATGTGTCAATacagcaacagcagcagcagcaatgGGAAAGAATGCGTAGACGCCAGCAATCAACCCCTCGCCCTGGTGGTATGGGTGCAAACATGAATGTGAACAGCATGAATATTGAGAAGGACAGGCCACTGGTTGAAGTAAAGCTCGAAAATCCTAGTGAATTTCCAATAGATAATACAAGTAATGCTATTAATGCAATGAGTGCCAGAAATAGCCAGTTACTTCAAATGCAGCAGCTTCGTCAGCAACAATTTGCAGCAATGCAAGCTAGCCATTCTCAAAGTGGAAACCAGTTTAGGCCAATGGCTAATCCTCAAATTCCTCAAGTTCACTCACC GAATATGGGAATGGTTAGGGCACCACCGGTGAAGGTTGAAGGTTTTCAGGAGTTGATGGGCGGGGATCCTTCAATGAAGCATGATTCTGAAGAAAATAAGCTTACTTCCCCAAAGTAG
- the LOC116014238 gene encoding UDP-glycosyltransferase 91A1-like produces MAINGEGGKPLHIVMFPWLAFGHMIPYLELSKLIALKGHKVSFVSTPTNIDRLPKLSASLASQISFVKLPLPHVKNLPENAEATIDVPYDRVKYLKLAHDALQESMAKFLEDSCPDWVFLDFDAYWLPPVASKLGVSTAYFSIYIAAFLGFLGPDPSSSLMVDYDERKRPEDFTVPPKWVPFESSVAFRLFEIFRVFDGVTGDEENVSDTFRLASTIERCDVLAVRSCEEFEPEWLKVVEDIYRKPVIPVGQLPTTAYNVEDDDSKNGAWEVIKGWLDRQARGSVVYIAFGSEAKPSQAELTEIALGLELSGLPFFWVLRTRRGEADTELTQLPEGFEELTKDRGIVCTTWAPQLNILSHDSVGGFLTHSGWSSVVEAIQFEKPLVLLTFLADQGLNARVLEEKKMGYSIPRDDRDGWFTRDSVAHSLKLVIVEEGGKIYRDKIKEMKGLFCDKAKQEAYVNNLLKFLHNHKKLKP; encoded by the coding sequence ATGGCGATTAATGGTGAGGGCGGAAAGCCGCTTCATATTGTGATGTTTCCATGGCTAGCTTTTGGCCATATGATCCCATACTTAGAGCTTTCAAAGCTAATTGCTTTAAAAGGTCACAAGGTTTCCTTTGTTTCTACACCTACAAACATTGATCGCCTTCCTAAACTCTCTGCCTCTTTGGCTTCTCAAATCAGTTTCGTTAAGCTTCCGTTGCCTCATGTCAAAAACCTACCTGAAAATGCCGAGGCGACCATTGATGTTCCATATGATAGAGTTAAGTATTTGAAGTTAGCTCATGATGCTCTCCAAGAATCCATGGCCAAGTTTCTTGAAGATTCCTGTCCTGATTGGGTTTTTCTGGATTTCGACGCTTACTGGCTACCTCCTGTTGCATCAAAGCTAGGCGTTTCTACTGCTTACTTTAGCATCTATATTGCAGCTTTTTTGGGGTTTCTTGGACCTGATCCTTCTTCTTCACTAATGGTTGATTATGATGAGCGGAAGAGGCCTGAAGATTTCACTGTCCCGCCGAAATGGGTCCCGTTCGAATCGTCGGTCGCGTTTCGGCTTTTCGAGATTTTTCGTGTTTTCGATGGCGTGACGGGCGATGAAGAGAATGTTTCGGACACGTTTCGTTTGGCGTCGACGATCGAACGTTGTGATGTTTTGGCCGTGAGGAGTTGTGAGGAGTTCGAACCCGAATGGTTAAAGGTCGTTGAGGACATTTACCGGAAACCCGTTATTCCGGTCGGGCAGCTTCCGACCACGGCTTACAATGTCGAAGATGATGATAGCAAGAACGGCGCGTGGGAAGTGATCAAAGGGTGGCTCGACCGGCAAGCAAGAGGCTCGGTTGTGTACATTGCATTCGGAAGCGAGGCAAAACCGAGTCAAGCGGAGCTCACTGAGATTGCACTGGGTTTGGAGCTCTCTGGTTTGCCTTTCTTTTGGGTTCTTAGAACAAGACGCGGGGAAGCCGACACCGAGTTGACTCAGCTTCCAGAAGGATTTGAAGAGCTAACCAAAGATCGTGGCATTGTGTGCACGACCTGGGCACCTCAACTCAACATCCTGAGTCACGACTCGGTGGGAGGTTTCTTGACTCACTCTGGCTGGAGTTCTGTGGTGGAGGCAATACAGTTTGAGAAGCCATTGGTTTTGTTAACTTTCTTGGCGGATCAAGGGTTGAATGCCAGGGTTTTGGAGGAAAAGAAGATGGGTTATTCGATACCACGAGATGACAGAGACGGGTGGTTTACCCGTGACTCGGTGGCACATTCGTTGAAACTTGTGATAGTTGAAGAAGGAGGAAAGATTTACAGAGATAAAATTAAGGAGATGAAAGGATTGTTTTGTGACAAAGCTAAGCAAGAGGCCTACGtcaacaatttattaaaatttttgcaCAACCATAAAAAATTGAAGCCATAA
- the LOC116013777 gene encoding UDP-glycosyltransferase 91A1-like yields MADHEGSNKLHIMMFPWLAFGHMIPYLELSKHIASRGHKVSFVSTPRNINRLPKLPPNLASFIHFVKLPLPAHQNLPENAEATIDLPYDKVKYLKLARDSLQETMAKLLEESSPDWILHDFDSYWVGSVASKLGVSTAFFSIFTPPTLAFFGRLVDFAEMTKPEDFIVPPKWVPFKTTVAFRLFEILRIFDAVTEEDDNVSDIFRLISSIERSDIVAVRGCSEFDSEWLKVLENIHRKPFFPVGQLPTTAYDEPTDNAWKDIKAWLDKQATGRVIYVAFGSEAKPSQTELTEIALGLELSGFPFFWVLRTRRGESDPDPIHLPEGFENRTKGRGIVCTSWAPQLNILSHDSVGGFLTHSGWSSVVEAIQFEKPLVLLTFLADQGLNARVLEEKKMGYSVPRDERDGRFTSESVAESLRLVVVEKEGNIYRQKIKEMKGLFCDQTKQDGYVDNLLHYLHCHRKSIKYGTQRISMDG; encoded by the coding sequence ATGGCGGATCACGAGGGTAGCAATAAGCTTCACATTATGATGTTCCCATGGCTGGCCTTTGGCCACATGATTCCATATTTAGAGCTCTCCAAGCATATCGCTTCGAGAGGTCACAAAGTCTCTTTTGTTTCTACTCCCAGAAATATCAATCGCCTCCCCAAACTCCCCCCAAATCTCGCTTCCTTTATCCACTTCGTCAAGCTCCCTTTGCCGGCCCACCAAAACTTGCCGGAAAATGCAGAGGCGACGATTGATTTGCCGTACGATAAAGTGAAATACCTTAAGCTAGCTCGTGATAGTCTTCAGGAAACCATGGCTAAGCTTCTTGAAGAGTCTTCCCCGGATTGGATTTTACACGATTTTGATTCTTACTGGGTGGGTTCTGTTGCGTCAAAGCTCGGCGTTTCCACGGcgttttttagtatttttactcCCCCGACGTTGGCTTTCTTCGGCCGATTGGTTGATTTTGCGGAGATGACGAAACCGGAAGATTTCATCGTTCCGCCGAAGTGGGTCCCGTTTAAAACAACCGTCGCATTCCGGCTTTTCGAGATTTTACGCATCTTCGACGCCGTGACGGAGGAGGACGATAACGTTTCGGATATTTTCCGGTTGATTTCGAGCATAGAACGGAGTGATATTGTGGCCGTGCGGGGCTGCTCGGAGTTCGATTCCGAATGGTTAAAAGTCCTGGAGAATATTCACCGGAAACCGTTTTTCCCGGTCGGGCAGCTCCCCACGACGGCTTACGACGAACCCACAGATAATGCATGGAAAGATATTAAAGCGTGGCTTGACAAACAAGCAACCGGAAGAGTAATCTACGTGGCATTCGGGAGCGAGGCGAAACCGAGTCAAACTGAACTCACCGAGATCGCACTCGGATTAGAGCTCTCCGGGTTCCCCTTCTTCTGGGTTCTAAGAACCCGACGCGGAGAATCCGACCCAGACCCGATCCACCTCCCAGAAGGCTTTGAAAACCGCACGAAAGGGCGCGGAATTGTGTGCACGAGTTGGGCACCGCAACTCAACATACTGAGTCACGACTCAGTGGGCGGGTTCTTGACTCACTCCGGTTGGAGCTCAGTCGTCGAGGCAATTCAGTTCGAGAAGCCCTTAGTTCTGCTGACCTTCTTGGCAGACCAGGGGCTAAACGCTAGGGTTCTTGAGGAGAAAAAAATGGGCTACTCTGTGCCGCGAGACGAACGAGACGGGCGATTCACGAGCGAGTCAGTGGCCGAGTCATTGAGGTTAGTGGTGGTCGAAAAAGAAGGGAATATTTACAgacaaaaaatcaaagaaatgaaaGGATTGTTCTGTGACCAGACCAAACAAGATGGTTATGTGGACAATTTATTACATTATCTTCATTGCCATAGAAAAAGCATAAAATATGGCACCCAAAGAATCTCCATGGATGGCTAG
- the LOC116014039 gene encoding UDP-glycosyltransferase 91A1-like: MAINGEGGKPLHIVMFPWLAFGHMIPYLELSKLIALKGHKVSFVSTPTNIDRLPKFSGSLASQISFVKLPLPHVKNLPENAEATIDVPYDKVKYLKLAHDGLQESMAKFLEDSCPDWVFLDFDAYWLPPVASKLGVSTAYFSIYIAAFLGFLGPLPSSSLMADYDERKRLEDFTVPPKWVPFESSVAFRLFEISRILDGVTGDEENVSDEFRFMSTIQRCDILAVRSCSEFEPEWLKLVEDMHRKPVIPVGQLPTTAYNGSVGANVEADDSKNDEWQVIKGWLDRQVTGSIVYIAFGSEAKPSQVELTEIALGLELSGLPFFWVLRTKRGEADTELIQLPEGFEERTNDRAIVCTTWVPQLNILSHDSVGGFLTHSGWSSVVEAIQFEKPLVLLTFLADQGLNARVLEEKKMAYSIPRDDRDGWFTRDSVAHSLKLVIVEEGGKIYRDKIKEMKGLFCDKAKQDAYVDNLLNFLHNHKKLKP, encoded by the exons ATGGCGATTAATGGTGAGGGCGGAAAGCCGCTTCATATTGTGATGTTTCCATGGCTAGCTTTTGGCCATATGATCCCATACTTAGAGCTTTCAAAGCTAATTGCTTTAAAAGGTCACAAGGTTTCCTTTGTTTCTACACCTACAAACATTGATCGCCTTCCTAAATTCTCTGGATCTCTGGCTTCTCAAATCAGTTTCGTTAAGCTTCCTTTGCCTCATGTCAAAAACCTTCCAGAAAATGCCGAGGCGACCATTGATGTTCCATATGATAAAGTTAAGTATCTGAAGCTAGCTCATGACGGTCTCCAAGAATCCATGGCCAAGTTTCTAGAAGATTCCTGTCCTGATTGGGTTTTTCTGGATTTCGACGCTTACTGGCTTCCTCCTGTTGCATCAAAGCTAGGCGTTTCTACTGCTTACTTTAGCATCTATATTGCAGCTTTTTTGGGGTTTCTTGGACCTTTGCCTTCTTCTTCACTAATGGCTGATTATGATGAGCGGAAGAGGCTTGAAGATTTCACTGTCCCGCCGAAATGGGTCCCGTTCGAATCGTCGGTCGCGTTTCGGCTTTTCGAGATTTCTCGTATTTTAGATGGTGTGACGGGCGATGAAGAGAATGTTTCTGACGAGTTTCGTTTCATGTCGACGATCCAACGTTGTGATATTTTGGCCGTGAGGAGTTGTTCGGAGTTCGAACCCGAATGGTTAAAGCTTGTGGAGGACATGCACCGGAAGCCGGTTATTCCGGTTGGGCAGCTTCCGACCACGGCTTACAATGGATCTGTTGG GGCCAATGTTGAAGCTGATGATAGCAAGAACGACGAGTGGCAAGTAATCAAAGGGTGGCTCGATCGGCAAGTGACAGGTTCGATTGTCTACATTGCGTTCGGAAGCGAGGCAAAACCGAGTCAAGTTGAGCTCACTGAGATCGCACTTGGTTTGGAGCTCTCTGGTTTGCCTTTCTTTTGGGTTCTCAGAACAAAGCGCGGGGAAGCGGACACCGAGTTGATTCAACTTCCAGAAGGATTTGAAGAGCGAACCAACGACCGTGCTATTGTGTGCACAACCTGGGTACCTCAACTCAACATCCTGAGTCACGACTCGGTGGGAGGTTTCTTGACGCACTCTGGCTGGAGTTCTGTGGTGGAGGCAATACAGTTTGAGAAGCCATTGGTTTTGTTAACTTTCTTGGCGGATCAAGGGTTGAATGCCAGGGTTTTGGAGGAAAAGAAGATGGCTTATTCGATACCACGAGATGACAGAGACGGGTGGTTTACCCGTGACTCGGTAGCACACTCGTTGAAACTTGTGATAGTTGAAGAAGGAGGAAAGATTTACAGAGATAAAATTAAGGAGATGAAAGGATTGTTTTGTGACAAAGCTAAGCAAGACGCTTACGTCgacaatttattaaattttctgCACAACCATAAAAAATTGAAACCATAA